Proteins encoded within one genomic window of Nonomuraea gerenzanensis:
- the pdxR gene encoding MocR-like pyridoxine biosynthesis transcription factor PdxR, which yields MRRTRAGSGVDLHLELAASGGRRRALEEALRQAVRDGRLPPGTRLPSSRALAGELRLSRGTVSAAYDQLVAEGYLTTRPGSGTQVAATAPTRPATRHPATAPGPFRIPVAPEPEATPLHDLRPGQPDVSAFPARAWLRATRHVLATAPAAVLGPCDPRGRIELRTALATYLARTRGVLTTPDLIIVTTGFVQSLNLLADVTGGPFAMEDPGHDFYREVVRRAGREIVPLPVDEVGARTGALTPAVAAAVLTPAHQYPMGVPLHPSRRLALREWGGLVVEDDYDGEFRYDRQPVGAFQGTAPEQVVYCGTTSESLAPALRLGWMAVPPALIGPVTEAKLHADSHTEVLGQLVLARLIETHDYDRHIRAARLRYRRRRELLRARLPAALPGATLPGVAAGLRTLLLFPPDGPSDRPSPGPSHAPSDAPAHGLSEAGVMAACERAGIALRPASPLWHGAGRQGLLIGYAAPSERAYPHALEALAAVLAGREPRPLPGRSSH from the coding sequence GTGCGCAGAACTCGGGCCGGTTCGGGGGTGGATCTGCATCTGGAGCTCGCCGCCTCGGGCGGGCGGCGGCGGGCGCTGGAGGAGGCGCTGCGGCAGGCGGTCCGGGACGGGCGCCTGCCGCCCGGCACCCGGCTGCCTTCCAGCCGCGCGCTGGCGGGCGAGCTGCGGTTGTCGCGGGGTACGGTGAGCGCCGCCTACGACCAGCTCGTGGCGGAGGGTTACCTGACGACGCGCCCGGGCTCGGGCACGCAGGTCGCGGCCACCGCGCCCACCCGCCCGGCCACGCGGCACCCCGCCACCGCGCCTGGCCCCTTTCGCATCCCTGTGGCACCGGAGCCTGAGGCCACACCCCTGCACGACCTGCGCCCGGGCCAGCCCGACGTGTCCGCCTTCCCCGCCCGCGCCTGGCTGCGCGCCACCCGCCACGTGCTCGCCACCGCGCCCGCCGCCGTCCTCGGTCCCTGCGACCCGCGCGGCCGGATCGAGCTGCGCACCGCGCTCGCCACCTACCTCGCCAGGACCCGCGGCGTGCTCACCACCCCTGACCTGATCATCGTCACCACGGGCTTCGTGCAATCGCTCAACCTGCTCGCCGACGTCACCGGCGGCCCCTTCGCCATGGAGGACCCGGGTCACGACTTCTACCGCGAGGTGGTCCGCAGGGCGGGACGCGAGATCGTCCCGCTGCCGGTGGACGAGGTGGGCGCGCGAACCGGCGCCCTCACCCCCGCCGTGGCCGCCGCGGTCCTCACGCCCGCCCACCAGTACCCCATGGGCGTCCCGCTGCACCCGTCCCGCCGCCTGGCGCTGCGCGAGTGGGGCGGGCTGGTCGTGGAGGACGACTACGACGGCGAGTTCCGCTACGACCGCCAGCCCGTCGGCGCGTTCCAGGGCACGGCCCCGGAGCAGGTCGTCTACTGCGGCACCACCTCGGAGTCCCTCGCCCCCGCCCTGCGCCTGGGCTGGATGGCGGTGCCGCCCGCGCTGATCGGCCCCGTCACCGAGGCCAAGCTGCATGCCGACTCCCACACCGAGGTGCTCGGCCAGCTCGTGCTGGCCAGGCTGATCGAAACCCACGACTACGACCGGCACATCCGCGCCGCCCGCCTGCGTTACCGCCGGCGCCGCGAGCTGCTGCGCGCCCGCCTGCCCGCCGCCCTGCCGGGCGCGACCCTGCCGGGCGTCGCGGCCGGCCTGCGCACCCTCCTCCTGTTCCCCCCGGACGGCCCCTCGGACCGCCCCTCACCCGGCCCCTCGCACGCTCCTTCGGACGCCCCCGCGCACGGCCTTTCCGAGGCCGGGGTCATGGCCGCGTGCGAGCGCGCCGGCATCGCCCTGCGCCCCGCCTCCCCTCTCTGGCACGGCGCCGGACGGCAGGGCCTCCTCATCGGCTACGCCGCCCCCTCGGAACGGGCCTACCCCCACGCACTCGAAGCCCTGGCGGCCGTCCTGGCGGGCCGGGAACCGCGCCCCCTTCCCGGACGTTCTTCTCATTGA
- a CDS encoding DUF4236 domain-containing protein, with product MGWHYSKSIKVGPFRINLSRHGVGHSFGNRRFHVSTTPDGRRYVSVHLPGGIHLSKSLGGRRHRHYPY from the coding sequence ATGGGCTGGCACTACAGCAAGTCAATCAAAGTGGGGCCGTTCCGGATCAACCTGTCACGGCACGGGGTGGGCCACAGCTTCGGCAATCGGCGCTTCCACGTCTCGACCACCCCGGACGGCCGCCGTTACGTGTCCGTGCACCTGCCGGGCGGCATCCACCTCAGCAAGTCCCTCGGTGGCAGGCGTCACCGGCACTACCCCTACTGA
- a CDS encoding pyridoxal-dependent decarboxylase: MTPEEFRRHGKQVIDWIADYLAGIESNPVMSQVKPGEIRRALPASAPEHGEPFESVLSDLGRILLPGITHWQHPAFFAYFPSNASGPAILGDLLSSGLGVQGMLWVTSPACTELETVVVDWLAELIGLPERFRTDAAGGGVIQDSASSACLVALLAALHRASGGRVAAEGVDRRYTLYVTSQTHSSLEKAARIAGLGAAGVRLVDVDPRTLAMDPAHLRELLAADEAAGAVPAMVCATVGTTSTTAVDPVPAIGAVCRERGVWLHVDAAYAGVAAICPEFRWLNDGVAEYADSYATNPHKWLLTNFDCGVLWTADRDPLLGALSILPEYLRNTATSTGSVVDYRDWQVPLGRRFRALKLWSVIRWYGAEGLRAHLRKGVALAAELAGWIGADPAFELHEPHPLGLVCFRPLWRGLADEAAQDRATLRLMELLNTSGSMYLTHTRIAGRVVLRLAVGAAATERRHVEQAWEQIRWEHSALSSTLP; encoded by the coding sequence ATGACACCTGAGGAGTTCCGCCGCCACGGCAAGCAGGTCATCGACTGGATCGCGGACTACCTCGCCGGCATCGAGTCCAACCCGGTGATGTCGCAGGTCAAGCCGGGCGAGATCCGGCGCGCCCTGCCGGCGTCCGCGCCCGAGCACGGGGAGCCGTTCGAGAGCGTGCTGTCGGATCTGGGGCGGATCCTGCTGCCCGGCATCACGCACTGGCAACATCCCGCCTTCTTCGCCTACTTCCCCTCCAACGCCAGTGGCCCGGCCATCCTGGGCGACCTGCTGTCGAGCGGGCTGGGCGTGCAGGGCATGTTGTGGGTCACCAGCCCGGCGTGCACGGAGCTGGAGACCGTGGTGGTCGACTGGCTGGCCGAGCTGATCGGGCTGCCGGAGCGCTTCCGCACCGACGCGGCGGGCGGCGGCGTCATCCAGGACTCCGCGTCGAGCGCCTGCCTGGTCGCGCTGCTCGCGGCGCTGCACCGGGCGAGCGGCGGACGGGTCGCCGCCGAGGGCGTCGACCGGCGCTACACGCTGTACGTGACGTCGCAGACGCACTCCTCCCTGGAGAAGGCGGCGCGCATCGCCGGCCTGGGCGCGGCCGGTGTCCGGCTGGTGGACGTGGACCCGCGCACGCTGGCCATGGACCCGGCCCACCTGCGCGAGCTGCTGGCCGCCGACGAGGCGGCGGGCGCCGTCCCCGCGATGGTCTGCGCCACGGTCGGCACCACCTCCACCACCGCCGTCGACCCGGTGCCCGCCATCGGCGCGGTGTGCCGGGAGCGCGGCGTGTGGCTGCATGTGGACGCCGCCTACGCCGGGGTCGCGGCGATCTGCCCGGAGTTCCGGTGGCTGAACGACGGGGTGGCCGAGTACGCGGACTCGTACGCGACGAACCCGCACAAGTGGCTGCTGACCAACTTCGACTGCGGCGTGCTCTGGACGGCCGACCGCGACCCGCTGCTGGGCGCGCTGTCGATCCTGCCCGAGTACCTCAGGAACACCGCCACCTCGACCGGCTCCGTCGTGGACTACCGCGACTGGCAGGTGCCGCTGGGCCGCCGCTTCAGGGCGCTCAAGCTGTGGTCGGTGATCCGCTGGTACGGGGCCGAGGGGCTGCGGGCGCACCTGCGCAAGGGGGTCGCGCTGGCGGCCGAGCTGGCGGGCTGGATCGGCGCGGACCCGGCGTTCGAGCTGCACGAGCCGCACCCGCTCGGGCTGGTGTGCTTCCGCCCGCTGTGGCGCGGCCTGGCCGACGAGGCGGCGCAGGATCGGGCCACGCTGCGGTTGATGGAGCTGCTCAACACGAGCGGCTCGATGTACCTGACGCACACGAGGATCGCCGGTCGGGTGGTGCTGCGGCTGGCCGTCGGAGCCGCGGCGACGGAGCGGCGGCACGTGGAGCAGGCGTGGGAGCAGATCCGATGGGAGCACTCGGCCCTGTCCTCGACCCTGCCGTGA
- a CDS encoding helix-turn-helix transcriptional regulator, with the protein MRADRLVSALLLMQARGRVTAAELAEQLEVSVATARRDLEALSAAGIPVYPQPGRGGGWSLLGGARTDLSGLTAPEAQALFLLAGPAAPDAPELRSALRKLLRALPQTFRDEAEAAAGAVVVDPARWGEPDKERPELVRVLQRATVRRRRVSIEYAGRRGGERTRRLVDPWGLVDKDDVWYLLAGTERGQRTFRVDRITAAEVTEEGFERPDDFELSRAWAGVVAEMERRRSTVSATVLIPARLLPILRDHFGRHCESLGETGDGRVRARVAAPMALTIAEQLAGWGARVEVEEPEEVRAELARIGAELVGRYG; encoded by the coding sequence ATGCGAGCCGATCGACTGGTGTCCGCCCTGCTGCTCATGCAGGCGCGCGGCCGGGTGACCGCCGCCGAGCTGGCCGAGCAGCTGGAGGTGTCGGTCGCCACGGCGCGGCGCGACCTGGAGGCGCTGTCCGCCGCCGGCATCCCCGTCTACCCGCAGCCGGGCCGGGGCGGCGGCTGGTCGCTGCTGGGCGGCGCCCGCACCGACCTGAGCGGGCTCACCGCGCCCGAGGCGCAGGCGCTGTTCCTGCTCGCCGGGCCGGCCGCGCCGGACGCGCCCGAGCTGAGGTCCGCGCTGCGCAAGCTGCTGCGGGCGCTGCCCCAGACCTTCAGGGACGAGGCCGAGGCCGCCGCCGGCGCCGTGGTCGTCGATCCCGCCCGCTGGGGCGAGCCGGACAAGGAGCGGCCCGAGCTGGTACGCGTCCTGCAACGCGCCACCGTGCGGCGGCGCCGGGTCAGCATCGAGTACGCCGGACGCCGGGGCGGCGAACGCACCCGGCGGCTGGTCGATCCCTGGGGGCTGGTGGACAAGGACGACGTCTGGTACCTGCTGGCCGGGACCGAGCGCGGGCAGCGCACGTTCCGCGTGGACCGGATCACCGCGGCGGAGGTCACGGAGGAGGGGTTCGAGCGCCCGGACGACTTCGAGCTGTCGCGGGCCTGGGCGGGAGTCGTGGCGGAGATGGAGCGGCGGCGCTCCACGGTCTCCGCGACCGTGCTCATCCCCGCCAGGCTCCTGCCCATCCTGCGTGACCACTTCGGGCGGCACTGCGAGAGCCTGGGCGAGACGGGCGACGGCCGGGTGCGGGCGCGGGTGGCCGCGCCGATGGCGTTGACGATCGCCGAGCAGCTCGCCGGGTGGGGCGCGCGGGTGGAGGTCGAGGAGCCGGAGGAGGTCAGGGCCGAGCTGGCCAGGATCGGCGCCGAGCTGGTCGGGCGCTACGGTTAG
- a CDS encoding GNAT family N-acetyltransferase, whose amino-acid sequence MTIIAEETSFDEAEIFKLYDSVGWNVWTRDIAKVCRGLANSHLVLTARSADGRLLGLARTVSDDEMVCYVQELLVHQEFQGQGIGRRLLERLMERYAHCRYFVLTTDHESTPDGPANHAFYRRMGLVEHHEQGLSAFGRRVVGEND is encoded by the coding sequence ATGACGATCATCGCTGAGGAGACCTCGTTCGACGAGGCCGAGATCTTCAAGCTCTACGACTCCGTCGGCTGGAACGTGTGGACCCGCGACATCGCCAAGGTCTGCCGCGGCCTGGCCAACTCGCACCTCGTCCTCACCGCCAGGAGCGCCGACGGGCGGCTGCTCGGCCTGGCCCGCACGGTGTCCGACGACGAGATGGTCTGCTACGTCCAGGAGTTGCTGGTCCACCAGGAGTTCCAGGGGCAGGGCATCGGGCGGCGGCTGCTGGAGCGGCTCATGGAGCGCTACGCGCACTGCCGCTACTTCGTACTGACCACCGACCACGAGTCCACCCCCGACGGGCCCGCCAACCACGCCTTCTACCGGCGGATGGGGCTCGTCGAGCACCACGAGCAGGGGCTGTCGGCGTTCGGGCGGCGCGTGGTGGGCGAGAACGACTGA
- a CDS encoding RNA polymerase sigma-70 factor, producing the protein MSTFEDHRSLLVAVAYRILGSVADAEDVVQEAWLRWSGVDEASVEDPKAYLVTVTSRLAIDRLRWAKSRRESYVGPWLPEPISTTPDAAEQAELADSVEMAMLVVLETLSPLERAVFVLREAFDLPFAEIAEIIGRAEPATRQLARRAREHVRDKRPRFDVDRDERRRITERFMGASAGGDMDALIELFADQVTMVSDGGGKARAALRVITGAENVTRYLLSINTPANMAKFLVSIGMSDLPDMEFALATLNNAPAIVISAAGRVISVISLLIADGKIETIYVLANPDKMGHLQPS; encoded by the coding sequence ATGTCGACATTTGAGGATCATCGGAGCCTGCTGGTCGCCGTCGCCTACCGGATCCTGGGCAGCGTCGCCGATGCTGAGGACGTCGTCCAGGAGGCGTGGCTGCGCTGGTCCGGGGTCGATGAGGCGAGCGTGGAGGATCCCAAGGCGTACCTCGTCACGGTGACCTCGCGGCTGGCGATCGACCGGTTGCGGTGGGCCAAGTCGCGGCGGGAGTCGTACGTGGGGCCGTGGCTGCCCGAGCCGATCAGCACCACGCCCGACGCGGCGGAGCAGGCCGAGCTGGCCGACTCGGTGGAGATGGCCATGCTGGTGGTGCTGGAGACGCTGTCGCCGCTGGAGCGGGCGGTGTTCGTGTTGCGGGAGGCGTTCGACCTGCCCTTCGCGGAGATCGCGGAGATCATCGGCCGGGCCGAGCCGGCCACCAGGCAGCTCGCCAGGCGGGCCAGGGAGCACGTGCGGGACAAGCGGCCGCGCTTCGACGTGGACAGGGACGAGCGGCGGCGGATCACCGAGCGGTTCATGGGCGCCTCCGCCGGCGGCGACATGGACGCGCTGATCGAGCTGTTCGCCGACCAGGTGACGATGGTCAGCGACGGCGGCGGCAAGGCCAGGGCGGCCCTGCGGGTCATCACCGGCGCCGAGAACGTCACCCGCTACCTGCTGTCGATCAACACGCCGGCGAACATGGCCAAGTTCCTGGTCTCGATCGGCATGTCGGACCTGCCCGACATGGAGTTCGCGCTGGCGACGCTGAACAACGCGCCCGCCATCGTCATCTCCGCCGCCGGGCGGGTGATCAGCGTCATCTCGCTGCTGATCGCGGACGGCAAGATCGAGACGATCTACGTGCTGGCCAACCCGGACAAGATGGGCCATCTCCAGCCCTCCTGA
- a CDS encoding alanyl-tRNA editing protein: protein MNSTLVTFPGGLTRGRSTIVEAVPVGERHGLVVSETPFHPLDHTWPDQPADRGTIGGLPVLDCVTGARSGTGEILLGADIPARRGAEGWHWLVVHVTDAPLPVGTEVDLEVDAEFRAALSAGHTACHLAALALNAALADRWRKETRPDSLGRPDFDQAAITSSRIDPRGSVDVYRLGKSLRKKGFSAEDLDPEKVARQVNERLAAWVAADAPVRVAVPGPGLTARRTWHCSLPEGEAAIPCGGTHVRRTGELGTVEVALSLDDATLTMRTSTG, encoded by the coding sequence GTGAACTCCACCCTCGTCACCTTCCCCGGCGGCCTGACCCGTGGCCGCTCCACGATCGTCGAGGCCGTGCCGGTGGGGGAGCGGCACGGCCTCGTCGTCTCCGAGACCCCGTTCCACCCCCTCGACCACACCTGGCCCGACCAGCCCGCCGACCGCGGCACGATCGGCGGCCTGCCGGTCCTCGACTGCGTGACGGGCGCCAGGTCCGGCACCGGCGAGATCCTCCTCGGCGCCGACATCCCGGCCCGCCGCGGCGCCGAGGGCTGGCACTGGCTGGTCGTGCACGTCACCGACGCGCCGCTGCCCGTGGGCACGGAGGTGGACCTGGAGGTGGACGCGGAGTTCCGCGCGGCGCTCAGCGCCGGGCACACCGCCTGCCACCTGGCCGCGCTCGCGCTCAACGCCGCTCTGGCCGACCGGTGGCGCAAGGAGACCCGGCCCGACTCGCTCGGCCGTCCCGACTTCGACCAGGCGGCCATCACCTCCTCGCGCATCGACCCGCGCGGCAGCGTGGACGTCTACCGTCTGGGCAAGTCGCTGCGCAAGAAGGGCTTCTCCGCCGAGGACCTGGACCCGGAGAAGGTCGCCCGCCAGGTCAACGAGCGGCTCGCCGCCTGGGTGGCCGCCGACGCGCCGGTCCGGGTGGCGGTGCCGGGCCCCGGGCTGACGGCCCGCCGCACGTGGCACTGCTCGCTGCCGGAGGGCGAGGCGGCCATCCCGTGCGGCGGCACCCACGTGCGCCGCACGGGAGAGCTGGGTACGGTCGAGGTGGCGCTGTCGCTCGACGACGCCACGCTGACCATGCGCACCAGCACCGGCTGA
- a CDS encoding CynX/NimT family MFS transporter has translation MSVLAQESRGRTTPLAWLLVLGIVLAALNLRTGVTSVGPLLDQLAAGLGMTSVGTGLLTTLPVLAFATVGAITPTLARRIGEHRLLLLALITLGAGLLIRSLVGSAPVFLLSSAVALSGGAVGNVLIPTLIKRHFPARTGLMTTVYTTALAAGTMLAAAATVPIERASGDWHIALGVWAALAAVAAIPWLALLRSEPERDTGSRDAGLRGLLKSKLAWMIAIYFGTQSMIAYIMFGWLATILTDGGFSTSEAGLILGVFTALNIPVSIAVPMIASRFRDQRPTVVGLVVFYVIGFLGLWFAPPSTAMVWVVFIAVGMGSFPLALMMLALRTRTPETTAALSAFGQSAGYLISGAGPLLVGVLREATGGWAVPYTLIFVVLAAQLLTGLYAGRDRYLEDERMAG, from the coding sequence ATGAGCGTGCTCGCCCAAGAGTCCCGAGGCAGAACCACCCCGCTGGCCTGGCTCCTCGTGCTGGGAATCGTCCTCGCCGCACTGAACCTGCGTACCGGCGTCACCAGCGTCGGCCCCCTGCTCGACCAGCTCGCCGCCGGTCTCGGCATGACGAGCGTCGGCACCGGCCTGCTGACCACCCTGCCCGTGCTGGCCTTCGCCACCGTCGGCGCGATCACCCCGACGCTGGCCAGGCGGATCGGCGAGCACCGGCTGCTGCTGCTCGCCCTCATCACGCTCGGCGCCGGGCTGCTCATCAGGTCGCTGGTCGGCTCCGCCCCGGTGTTCCTGCTGAGCAGCGCGGTCGCGCTGTCCGGCGGCGCCGTCGGCAACGTGCTCATCCCGACGCTGATCAAGCGCCACTTCCCGGCCCGCACCGGGCTCATGACCACCGTCTACACCACGGCGCTGGCCGCGGGCACCATGCTGGCCGCCGCCGCGACCGTGCCGATCGAGCGCGCCTCGGGCGACTGGCACATCGCGCTCGGCGTGTGGGCGGCGCTGGCCGCTGTCGCCGCCATTCCGTGGCTTGCGCTGCTGCGCAGTGAGCCGGAGCGGGACACCGGCAGCCGGGACGCGGGCCTGCGTGGGCTGCTGAAGAGCAAGCTGGCCTGGATGATCGCGATCTACTTCGGCACCCAGTCGATGATCGCCTACATCATGTTCGGCTGGCTCGCCACCATCCTCACCGACGGCGGCTTCAGCACCTCGGAGGCCGGGCTGATCCTCGGCGTGTTCACCGCGCTGAACATCCCCGTCTCGATCGCGGTGCCCATGATCGCCTCCCGTTTCCGCGACCAGCGGCCCACCGTGGTCGGGCTCGTCGTGTTCTACGTGATCGGCTTCCTCGGGCTGTGGTTCGCGCCGCCGTCCACCGCGATGGTCTGGGTCGTGTTCATCGCCGTGGGGATGGGGTCGTTCCCGCTGGCGCTGATGATGCTGGCGCTGCGCACCCGTACGCCGGAGACCACCGCCGCGCTGTCCGCCTTCGGGCAGAGCGCCGGCTATCTCATCTCGGGCGCGGGCCCGCTGCTGGTCGGCGTGCTGCGCGAGGCCACCGGGGGGTGGGCGGTGCCGTACACGCTGATCTTCGTGGTGCTCGCCGCCCAGCTCCTGACCGGCCTGTACGCCGGCCGCGACCGCTACCTGGAGGACGAGAGAATGGCGGGGTGA
- a CDS encoding SRPBCC family protein: MSTIEHSEDVRVPVRVAYNQWTQFESFPEFMEGVESVKQLSDTRTAWMAEIAGVRREFEAEITEQHPDERIAWRSVDKPHQAGVVTFHRLDDDTTRVTLQMEYDPEGFLEIAGDKLQLVRMRVVGDVKRFKSFIESRGGETGAWRGDVPGPHQRGHEQGSTYGGGGTVPPGTVGGDYPPAGGGGQSPGGTLPPPGPVPPGSPGSPGQPPPPVL, from the coding sequence ATGAGCACGATCGAACATTCCGAAGATGTCAGGGTCCCCGTACGGGTGGCCTACAACCAATGGACCCAGTTCGAGAGCTTCCCCGAGTTCATGGAAGGCGTGGAGTCGGTCAAGCAGCTCAGTGACACGCGGACGGCCTGGATGGCGGAGATCGCCGGCGTCAGGCGCGAGTTCGAGGCGGAGATCACCGAGCAGCACCCCGACGAGCGCATCGCCTGGCGCAGTGTCGACAAGCCGCACCAGGCCGGGGTGGTGACCTTCCACCGCCTCGACGACGACACCACCAGGGTCACGCTCCAGATGGAGTACGACCCGGAGGGCTTCCTGGAGATCGCGGGCGACAAGCTGCAGCTCGTGCGCATGCGCGTGGTCGGCGACGTCAAGCGCTTCAAGTCCTTCATCGAGTCGCGCGGCGGCGAGACCGGCGCCTGGCGCGGTGACGTGCCGGGGCCGCACCAGCGCGGGCACGAGCAGGGCTCCACCTACGGCGGCGGCGGGACCGTGCCACCCGGCACGGTCGGCGGCGACTACCCGCCCGCCGGCGGCGGTGGCCAGTCGCCCGGCGGCACGCTGCCCCCTCCCGGGCCGGTTCCTCCCGGCTCGCCGGGGTCTCCGGGGCAACCGCCTCCTCCCGTCCTCTGA
- a CDS encoding TetR/AcrR family transcriptional regulator C-terminal domain-containing protein has product MTSIWSRPVPPRRPVLSREAIVAAAIAVADAEGLDAVSIRRVATELGARAMTLYSYIERKEDLLALMADEIAAEAVAEEPLPADWRAALLLLARRELELVRRHPWRVDLISHRVAVGPNGLRHVEQKLSALDGLGLDRLTAWRILAVFNDYMTGFVVRQATERHAPRQQGIDDTERAALAQPHIKELIEGGEFPRLAPMIEQGVQGADDNFERGLTWVLDGIEAQLPRR; this is encoded by the coding sequence GTGACGTCCATCTGGTCGAGACCCGTCCCGCCCCGCCGCCCGGTCCTGAGCCGGGAGGCGATCGTGGCCGCGGCCATCGCCGTGGCCGACGCGGAGGGGCTCGACGCCGTCTCCATCAGGCGGGTGGCCACCGAGCTGGGCGCCCGCGCGATGACGCTGTACTCCTACATCGAGCGCAAGGAGGACCTGCTCGCCCTGATGGCCGACGAGATCGCCGCCGAGGCGGTGGCCGAGGAGCCGCTGCCCGCCGACTGGCGCGCGGCGCTGCTGTTGCTCGCCAGGCGCGAGCTGGAGCTGGTGCGGCGGCATCCGTGGCGGGTGGACCTGATCTCGCACCGGGTCGCCGTGGGGCCCAACGGGCTGCGGCACGTGGAGCAGAAGCTGTCGGCCCTCGACGGGCTCGGGCTCGACCGGCTGACGGCCTGGCGGATCCTGGCGGTCTTCAACGACTACATGACCGGGTTCGTGGTCAGGCAGGCGACGGAGCGCCACGCCCCGAGGCAGCAGGGGATCGACGACACCGAGCGGGCCGCGCTGGCGCAGCCGCACATCAAGGAGCTGATCGAGGGCGGCGAGTTCCCCCGGCTGGCGCCGATGATCGAGCAGGGTGTGCAGGGGGCCGACGACAACTTCGAGCGCGGGCTCACCTGGGTGCTCGACGGCATCGAGGCCCAGCTGCCGCGGCGCTGA
- a CDS encoding DHA2 family efflux MFS transporter permease subunit translates to MRYAVRSELGATGLVVLLGVVMPMLDTTIVNVALGTLARGFRTTFADVQWVATAYLLAMSLTVPVTGWAIGRFGVRNVWLVSLVLFVAGSALCAAAWSLWSLVVFRAVQGLGGGLLQPAGQVMLAQAAGKERLGRAMSLISVPAMLVPVLGPPLGGLIVQGPGWRWLFLVNVPVCAVALLAAFVLLPRESGAGRGRGQRLDVPGLALLSPGLVAFVYGLSEVGDGGALPHPALWIGVALIACFVLRSLRGTSLVDLRLFRDRAFTAAVLALACYSAAMSGFTVLVPLYSQLAEGGTVLDAGLLLAPLGVGAALTMPLAGKLADSRGPRGVAAAGVVLVVAGIAAFPLFGGGFVAMFGLGLGHGLVATPVMAAAYRTLERAAIPAATTLSTIALRLAAPFGVALLTVLLQVFAGAGAARPFEPAFWVAAGLAAVSLLPIVGSKVWRGSSSAPA, encoded by the coding sequence ATGCGATACGCCGTACGATCCGAACTCGGGGCCACCGGCCTGGTCGTCCTGCTCGGCGTCGTCATGCCGATGCTCGACACCACGATCGTCAACGTCGCCCTGGGCACCCTGGCCCGCGGCTTCCGCACCACGTTCGCCGACGTCCAGTGGGTGGCCACCGCCTACCTGCTGGCCATGTCCCTGACGGTCCCGGTGACCGGCTGGGCCATCGGCCGGTTCGGCGTCCGGAACGTCTGGCTCGTCTCGCTCGTGCTCTTCGTCGCCGGCTCCGCCCTCTGCGCCGCCGCCTGGTCGTTGTGGAGCCTGGTCGTCTTCCGCGCCGTGCAGGGGCTGGGCGGGGGCCTGCTTCAGCCGGCCGGGCAGGTGATGCTGGCCCAGGCGGCGGGCAAGGAGCGGCTGGGCAGGGCGATGAGCCTGATCTCGGTGCCCGCCATGCTGGTGCCCGTGCTCGGGCCGCCGCTCGGCGGGCTGATCGTGCAGGGCCCCGGCTGGCGGTGGCTGTTCCTGGTGAACGTGCCGGTCTGCGCGGTGGCGCTGCTGGCCGCGTTCGTGCTGCTGCCCCGCGAGAGCGGCGCGGGGCGGGGGCGGGGGCAGCGCCTGGACGTGCCCGGCCTGGCCCTGCTCTCCCCTGGGCTGGTCGCCTTCGTCTACGGGCTGTCCGAGGTGGGCGACGGAGGTGCGCTCCCGCATCCGGCGCTGTGGATCGGCGTGGCACTGATCGCCTGCTTCGTGCTGCGGTCGCTGCGCGGCACCTCGCTGGTGGACCTGCGGCTGTTCCGCGACCGCGCGTTCACCGCGGCGGTGCTCGCGCTCGCGTGCTACTCGGCCGCGATGTCCGGCTTCACCGTGCTGGTGCCGCTCTACAGCCAGCTCGCCGAGGGCGGCACCGTGCTGGACGCGGGGCTGCTGCTGGCGCCGCTGGGGGTCGGCGCCGCCCTGACGATGCCGCTGGCCGGCAAGCTCGCCGACAGCAGGGGGCCGCGCGGCGTCGCGGCGGCGGGGGTGGTGCTGGTGGTGGCGGGCATCGCGGCGTTCCCGCTGTTCGGCGGGGGGTTCGTGGCGATGTTCGGGCTCGGGCTCGGCCACGGGCTGGTGGCTACGCCGGTGATGGCGGCCGCGTACCGGACGCTGGAGCGGGCCGCGATCCCGGCGGCGACGACGCTGAGCACGATCGCGCTGCGGCTGGCCGCGCCGTTCGGGGTGGCGCTGCTGACCGTGCTGCTGCAGGTGTTCGCCGGGGCGGGCGCGGCGCGGCCGTTCGAGCCCGCGTTCTGGGTGGCCGCCGGGCTGGCGGCCGTCTCGCTGCTGCCGATCGTAGGATCGAAGGTGTGGAGAGGATCCTCGTCAGCGCCTGCCTGA